The Musa acuminata AAA Group cultivar baxijiao chromosome BXJ2-2, Cavendish_Baxijiao_AAA, whole genome shotgun sequence genome contains the following window.
TACCAGCTTGGTAAATACAAGTACTTCAACAGCTGCACCTTCTGGTcagaatataacaagtttgataaATGGTAATGCCTGAGGGTTGTGTAAGATAGAAAATTTCTCCTATTCACCACAGAATGGCATATTAACAGTCGAATGCACGTACTATGGAAATCCAAAGGAGTTACTAACATTGTGTATCCACATATTTAAAGATTTGTTCATGCAATCCATAATAGAGATATTCTTCTATGTTTACCGTAGAAAGCATTAGCAGCAAGCAGCCGGTGCACAtataaggaaaaagaaaaataccTGTCCATGATGCATTATTTCAAGGCAACCAGGTTGCTGGATCCACGGTTCCCCATCAGTCTGAACAGGAAAGGGACTGTCCATGTGTAACCTTATTACTTTTCCTTGGGCCAGTCTTCGGGCTTTTGAAAGTCCTACCTGTTTTACCATTGAACAGATCAAAATTCTTTCTGATGACCTatgaaaaatatgtccgaatcttTCAAGATTCTACAACACTTCTCTTTTTCCTATTTAATAAAAAGAGTATTTGCTTTTTTGCTTTATCATTTCCTTATTTTGTTTCCTCCAAATTTACCAAGTCATAGCCGAAAAAGAACAATATTATAATGAAAATCAGAAGAGAAGAAAGTAAAACCTGAAGTTTCCCAAGGTGCCATGCCCCAGATATGCATACAACTTCAAGTGTTTTATCATGCATCGACTGCATGTCAAAATCATCATCATGCTCATAGTCATTTTGCCATAGATCCACCCCTCCCATGTAGCTACTGATATTTAACACAAGCACACCTTCTGCATCCTGGGAGAAGTGCCAAAGATAGTGAAATAAGATAGACCCTAAGGAAGATAATATGGAATAGCTAGAAAACAAGAGTGTAATTTCACCTCTGGGATTTCAATTTCGTGACCATCGACTTCAAGCTTTACTTCCCATGGTAAATCAGCACATGTTCTGTCCATGATATCCTTGGCACCCTCTTTAGCATATCGCAACTTGTTTACAAACTGTAAAATAGTTATCAGTCAGACATAAAATTTTAGGCCCATAATTACATTATGACCACAGCTTCGATGAAAATAAGATCATTTTAGTAATGGCATCATAAAGCATGCAGCTAACTATGAGAAACCTTTCTTCCACTTCTGTATTTATGCTCTTTCAAATTTGGAAAAGGTAACAGAAGTTCTCACAAAGTTTAGGTTTATACTGCCAGTGCTGAAATATCATGACGACTTTCATGGCATAATGCCTCTCTCTTTGAACAAAGGGTAGGGGGTCATCCTAAAAAAGCAGGACACATTCATGTTTCATGGTGCAATACGACGCACATGCTTATCTAATACAAAGCATGTGCGTATTCTTTAAAAGCAAAGGTACAATACTGTATTGCAGAGAGCATTATAACTACATTGATAGTGTTGAATGTTTAAGATAAACGAACATATTAGACCTTGACCAGACAGAACAAGTACAATTGCTCATTGTTCAAAAACAAAAGCCAAACTTCATTACTGGGTCTTAAGGACCAAAATAGTTGTGTCAATTATATGACACCGCCAATTCAACTTATAAAAGGAATTTTATCTATCAAATTGCTTAAGTGCAACTAAAGCAGACTTCCGTCTTATATTTTTTTGCTTCTAGACAAGTATAATGCTGAAGCAAAGTCAACCAGTGAAATAATAACCCCAAAGAAATATAAATAGAAAAGTTAATAAAATAGAATACCCTGATGTCTAGCTGAAATCACCTATAAAGAAAATACTCAAGGGATAAAAAGGGCTGAAGAAATTACCTGGCTATAGAACTTGTCAGGTCTTTCTTCCCGAGTCATGTGGAAGTCATATGCTACCTTTGCATCACATCCAATGCCTAGTTGAGAATGGTGGAAGAGAGAAACAGAAAAGAATTCAAAATGTTCTAGACTAAACTCATTGCTGATCGAAGTGGCCAACAGTTTAAGCAAGCATACCAAgatagtttgtcatgaacttcaaCTGCTTCACTTTTTTGCCTTTCTCCACATTGTGTTCCTTAATTGTGACACTCCAACGATCTAACATAGTAAGTGCTGCTTGGTCGATATCATGAAGAAGGGCTTCTAAGCCACCTTGCCCTTCAATTGAAGACAAGCCTCCTCCCCATTGTAAAACTCGAGACAAGTCATTCCCTGTGCCAAGTGGAAGTATTGCaacaggaggaggagattcaaagttttccttctcaatggCATCAAGAACCCAGGCTACGGTACCATCCCCACCACAGACGAGAACTCTGAAGTATCGGATATCATGGAACATTTTCAATGCAACTTCAGGTCCCCGCATAGCGCTTAATCCAAAGATCTGAAATTATATACTTTATAATTAGCAGAACTACTAATTCATTGGATACTATTAATTTAAAACCATAGAACTGTGTTGGTCAATAATTCCAATCAAACTTTAATAAACAGTAAGTGTTCCATGTTAAAGTCACTGATAAAACAGATCTATCATAAAGGCTATCAAATACTCCTTCGAATATGTATTCATTCAGGTCAGGAAGTGCTATAACAGTATCCAAAAATATAATTATCCAGGTTTGAAATATGATTGTCCATGAACAATCAAGACAAAACTTTTTCCTATTATTTCAAATACAAGGATATTGTTCTAAAAAGCAACCATAGCAGTCACTATAATGGTCACTATGGTAGCTTATAGTGCTATGCGCCATCATTTGCAGTAGTGTAATATTGTGATTTAACTTACAGTTACTTTAGTAGGCTATAACAGACTAGTGGCCATTGAGTTCCGGGCTCTAGCAGGTGCTCCAAGCCCAATAACCCTTTTAACTAGCAGGTTGATATAAATCTGTTAAGAAAAGGCTAAGTTAACACAAGGTAAATGTGTTTCTAGGTTTTCAAGTAACAATGTCACAATGAAAAGATTTTGACTTTATCTTCAACCCAGCAACAACTTTTTAACTAGCAAAGGCGATTGTTCACCTATCCCACCTTGCAACTCCAGGGCAATCTCTCTCCTCTGCATGCTCTCCCTTCCCTGCACTTTgaatccttctctctctctctctctcactctctcacatACAGACTATAAGTGGACATCACAGTGCATTTTAATATTCTGATATTATATAGCATTTCTATTTATGTGAAACTTGTGGTTGACTCAATATGAACATTTATTTGAACCTTTGTTATAGCAATCATTGACATATGTacattataaattaattatttttgctGGTGAAGAGAGTGAGATGTAACATCCGACGAGGTTGCTTCTTTATGATCTAGGTGATCGAGTTTTGAGTCACAGAATGCATCTATGCTTCAAAGGATAATTCTGCAAAAATTGACCATTTGTATATCCTGCATTGGCAAGAGCCTTGTTCAATTGGACTTCCCATCGTTTTTTATTATTGGTGAGCCATTTTGTGCTAGGAGTGCCTAACATATGCTACCTTACTTGAAGATCATCTACCGCTATGGTTTGGAACACACAATTTACAATATAAAGgtaaaagaattttaaaaataaaaaacagaaaaatagaaaataaaaataagactaTATTCAGAACATATATGCTTTCACCAAAACATCACTACCAAAAAACATGATATGGTgtataaagagagagaaaatacTAATTAAATAGCCAAGAAACAACATAAAGTACACTGACCTGTACAGGGTTCAGTAACATGTTCAATCTCCTTCTTAGAGAAGTTCCATTCTGACCACCACTTTTGGCATTAATAAAAACAAGAAGTGGTCTGGCATCCTGCGGCAAATCAACCACCTTATACTTGTCTATTCCATCAACATCAACAGTGTACTTGTTTTTCTTGTAGAGAACCTTGCTAGTGCTTCTAAGATTTGCCGATCCATCATCCTGATTGTTCTTTTTGTTGGACTTGTTCCATCCAGCAAGCCTTCTAAGCATTGATTCAAATAGCGAGTTTTCCTCCACATCACTCTGCAATTTACTATTAGGAATTCCAGAAGGCACTGGATGGTTGTTGCCATATTTACTtcggttttgccgccttctcaagCCACCCCTCATTGATGAAGCAATTATCTCTTCCTTgatagaattcaacataccactaGTTGTTTGTCTCCCATTTGGGTTTTGCacagaaagaggagaaaggaTAAGTCGTCTTAGAGGGCCTAAATCACAAACATTACCAGTCTCTTTCAGTAATTTGGCATGACAATCAACATGTACAAGGCGCTGACACCACAAGCAGCACCAAATGGGAGAAGCACCAAGAAAAGGTATGCCACATAGTTCATCACAGTAACAGCAAAAACAAGACATCTCGGGGTTCTCATCCGAGTTCACCCATCTCTCCGACCAATGATGCAGCAGGTGAGATGCACCTGCTTGTGCTACAAGTTTGCAGTCTTTTGTGGCATACTGAGAACAGTAAAAATGAGCTGCAACACCACAAACAGTGCAACGGTGAATGAGACCATTCCCTGTCCCATTGGCACCACAAGTTTGTGGGGAGGCTAATGAATACAAACAAACAAAACATGTGGATGGTTGACCACTATGAGAGCAGTCTTCGGTCCATGCATGAGGCGCAGTTGGACATTTTAGATGTGCCCatgctttctttttttctctagcTGCGGCTTTAACCCAGTTCACGGATGCCTGCCTCTGCAACTTTAGGAACACATAAACAACAGCCAGAAGTCCAAATGATCCAGCAGTGACGAGCCAACTAAAAATCCCAAATCTGAAAACCACAGATTCAGTAGCCGTTCTTAAAAGTGTGGCACCAAAATCCATAATTATTAGCCTCAGTTGGatccaaaaaaaaatctgaaaagaaAACATGATGACCACTAAGCAATTCAGTTAAAAGTACACATAATGTCATTCCTCTCTCCAAGATGAACAAGTTAAGTTGATTGAAGCAGCATTCAAACATCATATAACAGCATTCATTTATGATCAAGACATGCAAAAAAGACTTTGTCATTGCTGTTCAATGGTGTCAGAAAAAATATCCGGAATTATTTATGACATGCACCAACGAGGAGAAGACATTAAGCAGAAATCATATGGGTTCTAAACTTATATAGAAAATTATTCTGAAGTTGTCTAACTAGTGATTCAACAAACAATTCAAACATCCCAATAAGTCCAACCTTCCAAGATATGTAGGTAATTGCTGTTGAAAGACTGGAGTTCATAGACCAAATATAAGATGAAGAACTTTTGTCATTATTACGACAGGCGAATCAATTTTAAGCTATGGAAGCTTCATGTCAAAACGGAAGTCCCATCACGAGAGCACCTCAGAAATGACAAGCAGAAGAAGACGCAGAAGTCCAAAAACAAGAAGGAAACGCCAGTCAAAAGCCCAAATCAATCTACCGAAGCTACATCCGACGAAAGACAGCAAAAACCCTAACAGCGATTCAAGAATCATCAAGCCAACACATAAACCGACACCGCGGCAGCGAATGCCCATAACATCGGGGCCAGATCTGATCCTACATTACCAGAACAAAAAAACTGCAAACACAGACAACCAATTGCGTACCTCCAAAATCCAAACCCCTCAATTCCTCTCCCGCACTCTATCGCTCTCTTCTCTTTCTCGATCGCCTCTTCCTTAGAGgcgaaggaaagaagaagaagaagcgaaaGGAAAGGTGAAATGGCGACGGAACCAAGGCGGGTTTGGCCGTCGACGGCTTTATATCGTTGCATCACATGGGATACGATGCGCGCACTCACGATGTCCATATACACGTATATAAACGCATGCGTAGCGGACGCGCGACTTCGTAAAACAAAGCAGGGGAAAAGTGTTTTctgatttttgtttttgttttttgctttTTTGTTTTGGAGAGAAAACAAATCTGATCTGGTcaaacatttatatatatatgtatatatatatatatacatatatatatatataataataataataataaaagaaaaaaatacaaaataaaaaggTCAATATAAGCCAATAATGTCTTACAGAATGAGA
Protein-coding sequences here:
- the LOC135606207 gene encoding diacylglycerol kinase 2-like isoform X2, with the translated sequence MDFGATLLRTATESVVFRFGIFSWLVTAGSFGLLAVVYVFLKLQRQASVNWVKAAAREKKKAWAHLKCPTAPHAWTEDCSHSGQPSTCFVCLYSLASPQTCGANGTGNGLIHRCTVCGVAAHFYCSQYATKDCKLVAQAGASHLLHHWSERWVNSDENPEMSCFCCYCDELCGIPFLGASPIWCCLWCQRLVHVDCHAKLLKETGNVCDLGPLRRLILSPLSVQNPNGRQTTSGMLNSIKEEIIASSMRGGLRRRQNRSKYGNNHPVPSGIPNSKLQSDVEENSLFESMLRRLAGWNKSNKKNNQDDGSANLRSTSKVLYKKNKYTVDVDGIDKYKVVDLPQDARPLLVFINAKSGGQNGTSLRRRLNMLLNPVQIFGLSAMRGPEVALKMFHDIRYFRVLVCGGDGTVAWVLDAIEKENFESPPPVAILPLGTGNDLSRVLQWGGGLSSIEGQGGLEALLHDIDQAALTMLDRWSVTIKEHNVEKGKKVKQLKFMTNYLGIGCDAKVAYDFHMTREERPDKFYSQFVNKLRYAKEGAKDIMDRTCADLPWEVKLEVDGHEIEIPEDAEGVLVLNISSYMGGVDLWQNDYEHDDDFDMQSMHDKTLEVVCISGAWHLGKLQVGLSKARRLAQGKVIRLHMDSPFPVQTDGEPWIQQPGCLEIMHHGQKVQLLKYLYLPSWYFEAANIR
- the LOC135606207 gene encoding diacylglycerol kinase 2-like isoform X1; this encodes MDFGATLLRTATESVVFRFGIFSWLVTAGSFGLLAVVYVFLKLQRQASVNWVKAAAREKKKAWAHLKCPTAPHAWTEDCSHSGQPSTCFVCLYSLASPQTCGANGTGNGLIHRCTVCGVAAHFYCSQYATKDCKLVAQAGASHLLHHWSERWVNSDENPEMSCFCCYCDELCGIPFLGASPIWCCLWCQRLVHVDCHAKLLKETGNVCDLGPLRRLILSPLSVQNPNGRQTTSGMLNSIKEEIIASSMRGGLRRRQNRSKYGNNHPVPSGIPNSKLQSDVEENSLFESMLRRLAGWNKSNKKNNQDDGSANLRSTSKVLYKKNKYTVDVDGIDKYKVVDLPQDARPLLVFINAKSGGQNGTSLRRRLNMLLNPVQIFGLSAMRGPEVALKMFHDIRYFRVLVCGGDGTVAWVLDAIEKENFESPPPVAILPLGTGNDLSRVLQWGGGLSSIEGQGGLEALLHDIDQAALTMLDRWSVTIKEHNVEKGKKVKQLKFMTNYLGIGCDAKVAYDFHMTREERPDKFYSQFVNKLRYAKEGAKDIMDRTCADLPWEVKLEVDGHEIEIPEDAEGVLVLNISSYMGGVDLWQNDYEHDDDFDMQSMHDKTLEVVCISGAWHLGKLQVGLSKARRLAQGKVIRLHMDSPFPVQTDGEPWIQQPGCLEIMHHGQAFMLRRASEEPTGHAAAIMTEVLVNAECSGLINAAQKRVLLQQMALRLSS